From one Luteolibacter sp. SL250 genomic stretch:
- a CDS encoding glycine zipper domain-containing protein, with product MKSITLTIGAVLTALTLSNCADMGPNTQRGAATGAIIGGVAGGVLGHQSGRGLEGAALGAAAGGVAGGAIGNNRDQQERRYYRDRDYRY from the coding sequence ATGAAATCCATCACACTCACCATCGGTGCCGTCCTTACGGCCCTCACCCTTTCAAACTGCGCGGACATGGGTCCGAACACCCAGCGCGGAGCCGCAACGGGCGCCATCATCGGCGGCGTCGCCGGCGGCGTGCTCGGCCACCAGTCCGGCCGCGGACTTGAAGGCGCCGCCCTGGGAGCCGCAGCAGGCGGTGTGGCAGGCGGCGCCATCGGCAACAACCGGGACCAGCAGGAGCGCCGCTACTACCGCGACCGCGACTACCGCTACTGA
- a CDS encoding DUF2721 domain-containing protein: MTLEVSTPALLFPAISLLFLSFTNRFLHLAALIRKLHSDWLVAGDVLLEAQIANLRRRLTLIRAMQLLGALSLFLCVVAMLGVVGSWKVTAMVAFTIALALMAASLACLVWEVWISGGALRILLNAMEKDAGGK, translated from the coding sequence ATGACACTCGAGGTCTCCACGCCCGCCCTGCTGTTCCCCGCCATCAGCCTGCTGTTCCTTTCCTTCACGAACCGGTTCCTGCACCTGGCGGCACTGATCCGGAAGCTGCACAGCGACTGGCTGGTGGCAGGGGATGTGCTGCTGGAGGCACAGATCGCCAACTTACGGCGCAGGCTGACGTTGATCCGCGCGATGCAGTTGCTGGGGGCGCTGAGCCTATTCCTGTGCGTGGTGGCGATGCTGGGCGTGGTCGGATCCTGGAAGGTGACGGCCATGGTGGCGTTCACCATCGCGCTGGCGCTGATGGCCGCCTCGCTGGCATGCCTGGTGTGGGAGGTGTGGATCTCCGGCGGCGCGCTGCGCATCCTGCTCAACGCGATGGAGAAGGACGCGGGCGGGAAGTGA
- a CDS encoding putative zinc-binding peptidase, whose protein sequence is MNVYFCQHCGERLFFENTFCISCNHTLGFLPDRLQISVLTGAGGEWGSLIPEAEGFLYRKCRNYEAENACNWMIAADDPEAFCISCRLVQVIPDLSAPGNRESWVKMEAAKRRLIYSLLKLRLPVIPKTVDAANGLAFAFLADPATPMSESERILTGHMNGIITINLEEADDAVREKTRLNMREVYRTLLGHFRHECAHYYWDLLVRSDPRIDEVRGMFGDERADYGAALQSYYQAGPPADWGVRFVTPYAAAHPWEDWAETWSHYLHIMDTLESASAGGVEIRLKGEHRALQNPYGLDFPSIRENWHALRFVINSLNRSMGMADPYPFILSDAVTEKLAFIHHWISRRPALASVPAAPPAVQQVLP, encoded by the coding sequence ATGAACGTCTATTTCTGCCAGCACTGTGGGGAACGCCTGTTTTTCGAAAACACGTTCTGTATTTCCTGCAACCACACGCTGGGGTTCCTGCCGGACCGGCTCCAGATCTCCGTCCTGACCGGAGCGGGTGGGGAATGGGGGAGCCTGATTCCGGAAGCGGAGGGTTTCCTTTACCGGAAGTGCCGGAACTATGAGGCGGAGAACGCCTGCAACTGGATGATTGCGGCGGATGATCCGGAGGCGTTCTGTATCTCCTGCCGCCTGGTCCAGGTGATCCCGGACCTATCCGCACCCGGAAACCGTGAATCATGGGTGAAGATGGAAGCTGCGAAGCGCAGGCTGATCTATTCGCTGCTGAAACTGCGGTTGCCCGTCATCCCGAAGACGGTGGACGCGGCGAACGGGCTTGCCTTCGCCTTTCTTGCGGATCCCGCCACGCCGATGTCGGAGAGTGAGCGCATCCTCACCGGGCACATGAACGGCATCATCACCATCAACCTGGAAGAGGCGGATGATGCGGTGCGGGAGAAAACCCGGCTCAACATGCGGGAGGTCTACCGCACCCTGCTGGGACACTTCCGGCATGAATGCGCCCACTACTATTGGGATCTGTTGGTAAGGTCGGATCCGCGGATCGATGAAGTGCGGGGGATGTTCGGTGACGAGCGTGCGGACTACGGGGCAGCGCTGCAGAGCTACTATCAGGCCGGACCTCCCGCTGACTGGGGCGTCCGTTTCGTGACTCCGTATGCGGCAGCCCATCCCTGGGAGGACTGGGCGGAGACATGGTCCCACTATCTCCATATCATGGACACCCTGGAATCCGCCTCCGCAGGGGGAGTTGAGATCCGGTTGAAAGGGGAGCACCGGGCGCTCCAGAATCCCTACGGCCTGGACTTCCCCTCCATCCGGGAGAACTGGCATGCACTGCGGTTCGTCATCAACAGTCTCAACCGCAGCATGGGCATGGCGGATCCCTATCCCTTCATCCTGTCAGATGCCGTGACGGAGAAGCTGGCGTTCATCCACCATTGGATAAGCCGTAGGCCCGCACTGGCCTCCGTTCCCGCTGCGCCGCCAGCGGTTCAGCAGGTTCTTCCATAG
- the eda gene encoding bifunctional 4-hydroxy-2-oxoglutarate aldolase/2-dehydro-3-deoxy-phosphogluconate aldolase produces the protein MLDRIARRRIVPVVVLDREEDAEPLAEALLKGGLDIMEITFRTAAAEGSIRRIAKAFPEILLGAGTLLDREQVLRAKDAGAVFGLAPGLNPANVAAANACGLQFSPGVMTPSEVEQAMALGCKLLKFFPAETAGGVGMLKALAGPYGHTGVNFIPTGGIGSKNLLEYLKLPVVAAIGGSWMVDKALVAAGQWSEITRLTEEALALAAGETEE, from the coding sequence ATGTTGGATCGAATCGCCAGAAGACGCATCGTGCCCGTGGTGGTGCTGGACCGTGAGGAAGACGCGGAGCCGCTTGCAGAAGCTTTGCTGAAGGGAGGGCTGGACATCATGGAAATCACCTTCCGCACGGCGGCGGCGGAAGGTTCCATCCGGCGCATCGCAAAGGCATTTCCGGAGATCCTGCTTGGAGCGGGTACGCTCCTCGACAGGGAACAGGTGCTGCGGGCGAAGGACGCGGGCGCGGTCTTCGGTCTGGCTCCGGGGCTTAATCCGGCGAACGTGGCGGCGGCGAATGCCTGCGGCCTCCAGTTCTCCCCGGGCGTCATGACGCCCAGCGAGGTGGAACAGGCGATGGCGCTGGGCTGCAAGCTGCTGAAGTTTTTCCCGGCGGAGACGGCGGGCGGTGTGGGCATGCTCAAGGCCCTGGCCGGACCATACGGCCATACCGGCGTGAACTTCATCCCCACCGGGGGGATCGGGTCGAAGAATCTCCTCGAGTATCTGAAACTTCCCGTGGTGGCCGCGATCGGCGGATCATGGATGGTGGACAAGGCCCTCGTCGCCGCCGGCCAGTGGAGCGAGATCACCCGCCTCACCGAAGAGGCGCTCGCCTTGGCGGCTGGGGAGACGGAGGAGTGA
- a CDS encoding Gfo/Idh/MocA family oxidoreductase, with amino-acid sequence MKRRELLSSMATLGTGLVLLPHMAAAATTAATGESLQVAVVGLKRGMDHVKALLKLPGVSIKYVAETDEGRLAKGMKTISETQKEPCKGVTDFRTFLEDKDLHAVFIATPNFWHTPAALLCMAAGKHVYVEKPGSHNPREAEMIVESARKYDRLCQMGNQRRSWPGVVEGIAKLHDGAIGKVRYGKAWYDASRKTIGKRAQPPEGKLDLNLWQGPVPEREDVMDYVHYDWHWRTHYGNGELANNGVHSLDVVRWGLGVDHPSQVSYLGGRYWFDDKQEFPDSGSAIYDFGHCGASWEQSSCHPSSVEKHATCAFYGEGGSMYVIGGKCVFHDEKGVKTSETEGPAGDPDHIGNFLDAIRGKAKLNSEIEVGQTSAMLCHLGNIAFRTGTVVRFDPKAKKLIGNPEGEKLWAREYRKGWDAKV; translated from the coding sequence ATGAAACGCCGCGAACTCCTTTCCTCCATGGCCACGCTCGGTACCGGGCTGGTGTTGCTCCCCCACATGGCTGCCGCCGCCACCACCGCAGCCACCGGGGAATCCCTGCAGGTGGCCGTCGTCGGACTGAAGCGCGGCATGGACCACGTGAAGGCGCTGCTGAAGCTGCCGGGAGTGAGCATCAAATACGTGGCTGAGACGGACGAAGGCCGCCTGGCGAAGGGCATGAAAACCATCTCCGAAACCCAGAAGGAACCCTGCAAGGGCGTGACGGATTTCCGGACTTTCCTGGAGGACAAGGACCTTCATGCCGTGTTCATCGCGACGCCGAACTTCTGGCACACCCCGGCCGCCCTGCTTTGCATGGCCGCGGGCAAGCACGTCTATGTGGAGAAGCCCGGCAGCCACAACCCGCGGGAGGCGGAGATGATCGTCGAGTCCGCGAGGAAATACGACCGCCTCTGCCAGATGGGCAACCAGCGGCGGTCCTGGCCGGGCGTGGTCGAGGGCATCGCGAAACTCCATGACGGCGCGATCGGCAAGGTCCGCTACGGCAAAGCGTGGTATGACGCCAGCCGCAAGACCATCGGCAAGCGCGCGCAGCCGCCGGAAGGAAAGCTCGACCTCAACCTGTGGCAGGGTCCCGTGCCGGAGCGGGAGGACGTGATGGACTACGTCCACTACGACTGGCACTGGCGCACCCACTACGGCAACGGCGAGCTGGCGAACAACGGCGTGCATTCACTGGATGTCGTCCGCTGGGGACTCGGTGTGGACCATCCCAGCCAGGTCAGCTACCTGGGCGGGCGCTATTGGTTCGATGACAAGCAGGAGTTCCCGGACAGCGGCTCCGCCATCTATGACTTCGGCCACTGCGGCGCATCATGGGAGCAGAGCAGTTGCCACCCGTCTTCCGTGGAGAAACACGCCACCTGTGCCTTTTATGGTGAGGGCGGCAGCATGTACGTCATCGGCGGCAAATGCGTTTTCCATGACGAAAAGGGCGTGAAAACTTCCGAGACCGAAGGCCCCGCCGGAGATCCCGATCACATCGGCAATTTCCTCGATGCCATCCGTGGCAAGGCGAAACTCAACTCCGAGATCGAGGTCGGCCAGACCAGTGCCATGCTCTGCCACCTCGGCAACATCGCCTTCCGCACCGGTACGGTCGTCCGCTTCGACCCTAAGGCGAAGAAACTCATCGGCAACCCCGAAGGGGAAAAGCTGTGGGCACGGGAATACCGCAAGGGCTGGGACGCAAAAGTCTGA
- a CDS encoding neutral/alkaline non-lysosomal ceramidase N-terminal domain-containing protein — MMMKNLSILFSVTLCSLPWVSSGGEELRAGAATSNITPALGVPIIGNFGRQLAANVHDELHVRALVVDDGKKKVALVVCDLLGIRGTVSVEARKRIREATGIPEENVLISATHTHSAGDALGHRYDLKAPLTDYQQFVVSRIADAVGIADRRLRPAEVASGKVDIPEHVFNRRWSMKEGTMPSNPFGKIDKAKMNPAVASPNLVDPVGPVDPTLSFVAFREPGGRLISLFAAYSVHYIGGVKFGDISADYFGVFCGELGKLQPQPPDAASPPFVAMLANGTSGDINNVNFRHGGPKFPAYEKMLMVGRDVAGKVDGALKTVEWKRQVEVDARHRVVELLRKPVDPELAAWAEETAKKEVPEGKVDMPKIYAERVLSIVRAEQKIGVPLHFIRIGETGIGAMPVEVFAETGLEFRKAAPLPHSFMISMAHDYLGYLPTPRQLELGGYETWPGTNHLEPKASAVMLDTLLEMARQTKP; from the coding sequence ATGATGATGAAGAACCTCTCCATACTATTCAGTGTGACCCTTTGCTCCCTGCCGTGGGTTTCCTCCGGTGGCGAAGAACTGCGGGCTGGTGCGGCCACCAGCAACATCACCCCGGCCCTGGGAGTTCCCATCATCGGCAACTTCGGCAGGCAACTCGCTGCGAACGTCCATGATGAACTCCACGTCCGCGCGCTGGTGGTGGATGACGGGAAAAAGAAAGTCGCGCTGGTCGTCTGCGACCTCCTCGGCATCCGCGGCACGGTTTCCGTGGAAGCGAGGAAACGGATCAGGGAGGCGACCGGCATTCCGGAGGAAAATGTCCTGATTTCCGCGACGCACACCCACTCCGCGGGGGATGCGCTGGGCCACCGCTATGACCTGAAGGCCCCGCTCACGGACTACCAGCAGTTTGTCGTTTCACGCATCGCGGATGCGGTCGGCATTGCGGACCGCAGGCTGCGTCCGGCGGAGGTGGCATCCGGCAAGGTGGACATCCCGGAGCATGTGTTCAACCGCCGGTGGTCGATGAAGGAGGGCACCATGCCTTCCAATCCCTTCGGCAAGATCGACAAGGCAAAGATGAACCCGGCTGTGGCGAGCCCGAATCTGGTGGATCCGGTCGGGCCGGTGGATCCCACACTTTCCTTCGTCGCGTTCAGGGAGCCGGGCGGGAGGCTCATCTCCCTGTTCGCCGCCTACTCGGTCCACTACATCGGCGGGGTGAAGTTCGGGGACATTTCCGCGGACTACTTCGGGGTGTTCTGCGGGGAACTTGGCAAGCTGCAGCCGCAGCCGCCGGATGCCGCATCCCCCCCCTTCGTGGCGATGCTGGCCAACGGCACCAGTGGTGACATCAACAATGTGAACTTCCGCCACGGCGGCCCGAAGTTCCCCGCCTATGAAAAAATGCTCATGGTCGGAAGGGATGTGGCCGGAAAGGTGGACGGTGCCCTGAAGACCGTGGAGTGGAAGAGGCAGGTGGAGGTGGATGCCCGCCACCGCGTGGTGGAACTGTTGCGCAAGCCCGTGGATCCGGAACTGGCCGCGTGGGCGGAGGAAACGGCGAAGAAGGAGGTGCCGGAGGGGAAGGTGGACATGCCGAAGATCTACGCGGAGCGGGTCCTTTCCATCGTGAGGGCGGAGCAGAAAATCGGGGTGCCGCTGCACTTCATCCGTATCGGGGAAACCGGCATCGGTGCCATGCCGGTCGAGGTTTTCGCGGAGACCGGGCTGGAGTTCAGGAAAGCGGCGCCGCTTCCCCATTCCTTCATGATCAGCATGGCGCACGACTACCTCGGCTACCTGCCCACACCGCGGCAACTGGAGCTGGGCGGCTACGAAACCTGGCCCGGAACGAATCACCTCGAACCGAAGGCCAGCGCCGTGATGCTGGATACCCTGCTCGAAATGGCGCGACAAACCAAACCCTGA